The segment TTGGTAATGTTGATATCGCCGCCATAATTGTTATAAACATCTTCCACATCACTTTTTTTAAATGGACGTAGGGTCAACCGTCCTGTTTTAATTATTAAAGTTCCTTTATGATTCATGATTTTTGCCATATGAGTACCTCCAATAATAATAAGTTATTAAGTAATTTAATGATATTATATCATAAAATTATAGTATATACCATTATTTGTATTAAATCATATAAATATTCTTAAAAAAAAATATAATACAATCACATATTATATGTTTTATTGTAAATAACAGATCATGAAACAGGAAACATCCTATAAGATTGATGATTTAATGAAATTTATATCATTTTATGAAAACAAGTTAGATTTATGTGTTAAAAGAATACTAAAATAAGCCATAGAACCCCATTAACGGCATATAAGTAAGAATAAATGAATATATAAAAATTTTAGTGCATAAATGCATTGCCAAAAAAATAAGAGAAAAGAGATAATCTTAATAGAATAGATTTTATTAAGATTATAATAGATTAATTGTCTAATCACATAAGACGACTGGTTTAATTAAGTCTTTTGGTTTGTCTTTCATTAACATTAAAGCATCTTCTACTTTATCGAATCCTTTGAATTTATGGGTTATAAGGGAATCTGGATTTATTCTTCCGTATTCGATTAGGCTTGCCAGACGTTCCATTCTTACTCTTCCACCAGGACATAGACCTGTTGCTATGTCGATATTTGCCATTCCACAACCCCATGCTTCACGTGGTAATGGTACTATATCTGCTCCACTTAGATAATTTACATTTGATATTACTGATCCTGCTTTTGCCATTTTTACTGCTTGTTTCCATGTTTCCATGTTTCCACCGGCAATAATTACTGCATCTACCCCTTCATTATCTGTTGCTTCCAATATTTGTTCATCTATTGGTCCTTCTTTATAGTTGACAATGTCTGTTGCACCGTATTCTTTTGCTACTTTTACACAATTTGGTCTTGTTCCTACAGCAAATATTCTTCCAGCTCCGAGGTTTCTTGCTCCTGCTACTGAACATAGTCCTACAGGACCTATTCCGATTACTGCTACTGTTGATCCTAATTTTATGTTTGCATTTTCTGATCCCATCATTCCTGTTGAAAACATATCTGATAGCATTACTGCTGTTTCCGGTTTTACATTTTCAGGTAATTTTGCTAGGTTTGCATCTGCCAAGTTTACGTGGAATACTTCTCCAAATACTCCGTCTTTGAAGTTTGAAAATTTCCATCCACCCAATGCTCCTGTTGTTTGTGAAGGGAATCCTCTTTGTGCTGCTTCATCTTCCCAATCAGGTGTGATTGCTGGTACGATTACTTCATCCCCAACTTTAAAATCTTTTACATCTTCACCTACTTCTTCTACAATTCCTACTGCTTCATGCCCAAGAATCATATCTTTTCTATCTCCTATTGCTCCTTCCCATACTGTGTGTATGTCAGAAGTACATGGAGATAATGCTAATGGTTTGATTATTGCATCACGTCTACCACATTCTGGTTTTTCTTTTTCTACCCATCCAACTTCATTAAGTTTTTTCATTGCAAATCCTGTAAATTTTGCCATAATTTTCATCTCGATTATTTTTAAAACTAAATATGTACAATATTTAATTAATATGATGATAATTGTATTATATTTAGTCTAATATATATTATAATTAGGATAGTATATAAATGTATCGCTAATTTATAATGATTAATCATTAGTATTTTATCAAAAGATAATAATAAATTAACAACAACCCCCGCCATTATGAACATGCAAATCAGAAACAAGCATTCTGGGAACACCCAACTGCTTCAACTTATCAAACAACAAAGCAAGACAAATTTCAACATTAAAATAGTTAAAAAATACATTAGAACCATAATACTTATCATAATAATTTTCATCATCAAAAGAATCATCATCAGTTAAAAACCATTCAACATCACCCTCAACAAGACGAATTAAATCCTCTTTATAATGTAACAAACTATGTTCCATTTCATGAGCCCTATCCCTAATTCCAATAAAATTATCCTTATCTTCATCAGTTAACTCATACAATTCCTCATAGGTAATTAAATCATTATATTTTAAAAGAGAACGATACATTCCTTCACATTCAACAAGTAAATTATTAATCTTATTTTGAACATTATCCAATTCATATTCTTTCTGTTTATTAGCTTCATCAAACAACATAATATCATTCCTTACTAAATAATGTTTTGTATATTCATCATATAAATAATATAACAGGTATTGAAACAAGATTTATCTCCAAAAAAATCAATATTTTATAAATAATTAAAATATAACTTAAAAATACAATAATAAAAAAAATGATTAGAAAAATAGAGAAACCACATATTGTTAACAAAACGATATAAGCAAAAAAATTAAATAGGATAAAGGATTATAATATATATTATTGGAAATTTTATAAAAATTAAAGAGGTGAAATATATGGAACCCGGCATAGTAGCAGCTATTATTTCATTTGTTTTCCCAGGTATAGGACAAGCAATTACAACTCCTGAAGCAAGAATGAAATGGATCGCAGTATTTGTAATTTATTCAATAATCTTTTTTGTCCTTTACATGATTACAGGAAGAAATTTCATTGTATCAATATTAAGTTTAATTGTAAAACTTGCCGCAGCATACGATGCATATGATAATAAAATAGACATCAATTCCGTATTTTAATGGAATTTATCATATAATACAAGAATAATTATTCATATTTAGTTCGTTAAATTTGGAATTGACTATTTTTAATGAACTGAATATTAATATTAAAATGTGCAACAATCCATTTATGGTCATTTAGCATGTTTTTATTAATAATATCCCCCCAATATCATAATTTATGTCATTATTTTTTTAGAAGATACAGTTAAAACAGGCACAATTCACATAGAAATTATCACAGCTCCAATAAACTAAAAAAAAGAGAAAAATATAGATTAAAAAAAATTCACAAAAAAATAAGCAATAATCAAAGTCTTAGTATCCACAAACTTATCATAACCACTAACTATATAATATATGATATATAAGTATGCAGATATAACAACTAGCAATAAACACAGCAGTTAAATTATAACTACCAACCTTGTATGATTCAGGAAGTGTGAGTTTTAAAGTATTTATAATTTCTATGATTACATTCAATAGATATAAATAATGTATTAATTATAAAATTTATAGAAAGTATATTTTCTGTTTTAATATAAGTTAGTTCAAGAGGAGGTATTTGAAAATAGGATACACATATTAATGAATATATTTTTATATTATGATTATTAATAATATATAATAGAAGTAGTTACACTTGCAATGTACCTCTGAAAATCAAATTATTTAATTGTTAGTGTATATGTCATTGGTGATAAATGAATCTAAAAGACCCCTGATTTTAATGAAATTTTTGATCCATAGAAAAATTTGAAATTTTACTTCGTTATATCTATGTATAACGAAATAAACAAGATAAAAAGTAATACTTTTTTAGTGATTTTACTTAAAAAAGTAATACAAAAAAATGCTAACCGCCAGAAAGACAAAAAGGAATAAACTCTTTTTTTATAAAATATCGAAAAAAATCAAAAACTGACAAAAATAGTAAAAATCAACCACTACATATATATGAACTAACATCAAAATGACAAAGTAATGAAAAAATCAAAAACAAGGAGAAATAATAGAATAAGTATACCAAGTATAAATAATAGAAAAAATAAAGTTAAAAAGTATAAACTGTAAATAATAATAAAAAGGAGAAAGGATATATTGAAAACAATAAAAGTAACACAAGAAGTACATGACATGTTATCAGAAATAGGGAGCAAAAAAGACACTTACAATGATATTATTTTCAAATTAATAAAGGAACATAATGAACCATATTCTGAAGAATTTGAAGATGATCAAGCAGATTACTACAATAGATGCATTGAAAAAATAGAAAACGAAGATTATAGTGACATAATAGAAGTAGATTTTGATAATATTGATGAAGAATTAGAAAGATTAGAATCTGAAGGCATAATATGAAATATTCTAAAAAACCAACAAAATTATTCTTAAAAAAACTATCAAAATACTCAAAAACAGATAAAAAACTTATAAAGAGATTATTGATAGTTTAGATATAATAACAAAAAATCCATTCGATTCAACAAATAAACAATTAAAAAGCAAAAAATGCCCTAAATGCAAAAGATATCGAGTTGGAAACTACAGAATAGTTTACTACCTAAATACTGAAAAAAGATTTGTAGAATTTATAGATATAGATGATAGACAAGTACATACAGAAAATATTAAAAAAGTAAGATATAATTAAATATCCTCCTTTTTAATCTTATTTGATTTAAATAAAGACAAAATCCTATCAATATATTCATCATCCACTTCTTTATCATTATCTTCAAAGTCAGGATCATAACCATATTCATCTATAATTTCTTTATATTTCTGTATGTTTACTTGAAATTCAATAACCGCCCCACCTGCATCATGATTAACTGATGATACTTCATTACCCACACCAATAATACAAATATCATCCGAATAATTATTATTAAAAGATATTAAATCTTTAAGAGCATATACCTGACCTAATTTAGTTATCATAGTGATTGTAGCTTTTTTAGAATCATAAGTAACATAGTCCATTTCATTGAGAAAATCAGTTAACGGTGCCAATATTTCAGAAAACTCTTTTTCAGGCTCATAATGTAAATATCTTCCCGTAGAGTTATTCTCTTTAAAATAATTAAACATATTTATTAAGAATATTTCAGATTCGTTAGACATTTTTTAGCCCCCATAATACCTGATAATTATCTAAACAAACTCCATGTCATTCTTTTTTAAATTTATCATCAAATTTTTCCAAGAAATAATCAAAATCGGATTTATACATTTTATCCTGTATAGGATTATATTTTTCATATTCTTGAACAGCCTTTTGTTTAGCTAAATCCATCCTAATTTTACCTTTATGCGTTAAAACATCATATTCGTTAAATTCTAAAAACAAATCTAAACGTTCTGCCCAATCTTCCATGGACATCAACCTATGTTTAGCTGCTTGATTTTCTGCATAATCCAAATACATAGAAACTATTCTATTTAATTCAGACAATTCTTCTTGAGTTAAATAATTCTTTGCAATTGTTACATCAGATTTTCTTATTTTACCTTTTGGACCATCCTTCCAAGAGGTTAATCCCATGAATTCTTTTTCATGATTTACACGTTTATCAATTAATTCAGCGGCTGTATCACAGTTATGGCAAAATGCAGTTTATTTTGTACCTTTGAATAAAAATTTTTAGTTATTTCTGAATTTGGAGCATAATCATAACTACATTCAGCAAATATATCTGTTATTTTCTGATAGAATCTTCTTTCACTAGTACGAATATCCCTAATCTTTTCAAGTAACTCATCAAAGTAATCCTTACCGAATCTTGTACCATTTTTAAGTAGCTCATCATCCAATACAAAACCTTTAACAATATACTCTTTTAAGGTTTTAGTTGCCCATATCCTAAATTGTGTAGCATTTTTAGAATTAATCCTGTATCCTACAGAAATTATTACATCCAGATTATAAAATTTTGTAGTATATTTTTTATTATCTGGGGCAGTTGTCAAAATTTCTTTGACAACTGAATTTTCATCAAGTTCACCCATCAGAAAAATATCTTTCAAATGGTACGAAATATTCTGTTTTGACACTTTAAACAGGCCAGCAATCGTTTTTTGTGTTGCCCACATAGTTTCGTTTTTTTTATCGATTATTACTTCAATAGAGACCGTACCTTCGTCCCCACAATATAATAATGTATTTGTAGTATTATTTTCACCATATAATTTTTCTAATCTATTTTGATTTAACCAATCAATAAATTCATCCTTATTTTTAGATTTGATTTATTTAATAAAGAAATTAAATTATTAGTAGAAGCAACATCAGTTAAACGTGATTTACCATCAATAGAATGCATTTTTAACTTTACGATATTTTCGTAAGGTTGATAAGAATCTTCAGTTAAACTACGTTTTAAATCACTCCACTATCTATTCGGATTTTTACTTTCAGTCAAGACTGCTATAACATCTATTATAGAATACCAATAGTCTTCTAATTCTTCATCCCATTTTGTTCTTATTTTTTTATCATTGAATATTTTTATGGAGTTTTCTTTTTCCATTTTCTTCAAAACCTTTTTTTAAGTATGTTATTATTAAGTAATGTTAAAAGTATTACTATTTATTAGTATATTTGTACAATATATATAATATTTATCCTAGCGTCTGATAAGTAATAATTATATAGTTTTGGACATAGAAAATGATCATTAGTTCGTCAAATATGGACTTGACTAAAATTAAAAAACTTAAATGTTGGTTCGTCAAATTTGGACTTGGATATTTTTAACGAACTTAAAATATGGTTCGTTAATTTTATAAAAGTTAGTATTATTTATTCAACTCCAAAATTAAAAAACTTATTAATAGTCAAATTTAGAAATTATAAATAGAAAGGAGAGAATAATATGACAGCACTTCCAGTATTTATTCCAAAAGATTTTGACAGATATTTTTTTTAATAGAAAAAAAGATATGGAACAGATAAATGCTAACTTATCATTACTAGAAAAAGATGTTGCAAATCAAATATTAATAACAGGATATAGAGATGTAGGCAAAACATTTTTACTCAAAAAACTTCTAAAAGAACAACCGGATAAATATTTAACATGTTATATTGATTTATCTAAGACTTATGGAGGCCAACAAGGAAGATTAACTGAAGAAGAAGTTATGAAAGAGTTTTTAAATAAAATTAACGAAAGTATTAGCAAACAGAATAACAATTACTCTAAAGTTGAAAGAAGAATATCCAATTTTCTAAAACAACTTAAATTAAAAGAATATGATTTTAGTAACATAAACATATTAGACATTCAATTACTCGACATTAAAAATAATTATCTTAAATTCAGTAAGTTTGTAATGGAATTACCTCAAGTAATTGTTGATACATACGAAGATATTAAAGGATTTATCATTGTAGTTGATGAATTTCAATTATTAAGATCCTTAAAAAAACCTGAAGCATTCTTCTGGTTAATACGTAGTTATACTCAAGAACAATATAATGTAAGCTACATATTTACTGGTTCTGTTTCTCAAACAAGTGAAATAATAAATCATTTAACCTTTAAAAAAATAGATAGAGATGGATAATTAAATCCATCCAATTAATTTTACTTTTTTTGATATTGAATTTTTATTATTTTAGTAAATTTTAATAATCTATTGTGTAATCTTTAATTATTTAATTGTATTATTATTTTTTATTAGTTTATTTAGATAGTTATTTGCATATATTATTGTTATTAATCCCCCTATAGTGTATCCCATGAGTATTCCAAACCATACACTGTTTATTCTCATCCAAGTATTATTCCGAAGAGTACTGCAGATACTGTGAATATAACTCTTACTATTACTGATACCATTAATGATAATATGACCGAATGTACTGCAGATTTATCAGCCATTTTATTATCCTTTTGTCCAATACATCTTGATTAATGATGTAATACCTGCACCCATTGAAGTTCCTATACTGATAATTAAAAATTCAAGTGATATTACAAATCCCACTGATGCCCCTTCATCCGCACCTAATCCTGCAATATAAAAATTAAATCAATGATATTATACAAGAATATTAGCATCATAGACCGCGTTAGAGGTAATGCTAATATTAGTACAGCTTCTTTTGGATTTCCTCTTAATAAATTTACAAAATTATATTCTAATTAAAGAAGCAAATACCGCTACTGATATACACATATTTCTCAATTTCCCAAACTTATTATATTACTGTTTATAAAATAACATATATACCTTATAACAAGTAAGGAGAATAATAAAATGGACAGATATCCTAAAAAAGAGTTAGATATTAAAGTAGATGAACTTCCATTCCAGGATTTTCTCACATCCCGATATTCCATGACTGTTAGAGTCAATGCTCAAAATACATATGACTACTCCAAAGAAAATAATATACCCTTCTTTAACATGACCGCAGCATGTATATTAACGGCAATAAATGAGATACCTGAGTTTAAAAGAAGAATAATCGATGACAAGGTCTATGAATATGAAAAAATAAATGCTGTAAGTCCAATAATGCAGGATGATTACTCTATAAGAGAAATAGAAATACCACCCTTATCAGAACATGAATCATTAGAAGAATATAATAGTTATATAGAAAATAAAAAGGAAAATATTGGGGATAATCAGTTTCTTGTAGAACCATCCTTAAGGGATATGTTACCAATCTGTAACCTATCATGCATTCCCTGGATTAACTTTGATTCCATGACAAATATCATAGCAAGCTCCGATCAATTGATGCCCGTTATTAGTTGGGGAAAACTAGTTGACGGAAAAATACCCATTTCATTAACAGCAAGCCATGTATTTATCTTCGGATATCATTTCAAATTATTCTATGAGAATTTAGAAAAATACCTGGATAATCCTGAATTAATAATTAACAGATAAATTTTCATAGACAATTACATAAAAAATTATCGCATGACCCCCTATTTTACATTTATTGAACTTATATTACTAATTTTAGTTTATGCCCCATGAAAGACCGAAAATAATTATTGTTATCAGGTTAGCCATTGAAAGAAAGTATATATCTATAACTATAAATATATTATATAACAATAGGTTATGTGATTATATGGAAAAAGAAGTTGTTCTGATTTCAAATTTTTTAAGAAATGAAGGCATGCAAGTCAGTATAAGAAGTACTGAACTAGCATATACTGTTCTTATGAATTTGAAAGATTCCTTAAGTGAAGATGAGCTCTATACTTGTCTTAAAGCAATATATGTGAAGGATATTGCGGATAATGATAAGTTTAAAAGGGCATTCAACAAGGTATTTAAAAAATTAGACCTTAAAAAAGAAAACAAAAAACAAGGACAACAACCCCAACAAGATATGGTTGAAGGTGGAGAAGACTTATCACAGCCAAAATTCAATCCAAATGATAACCTGGAACAGCTTCAGGAATTATATGACCAAATGATTGAAGATAAGAAAAACAACAGGGAAAAGGATGGCAAACTTGTAGACGTAAGTATGGTCCTGCTGGACACATATGACCCGAGAGTATTCGAGTTATGTAAAAAGCTTGGTAAAAAAATAGCCAATCAACGTTCACAAAGGCTTAAAATGAAAAAGTCACACCATATCGATATGCCAAAAACCATCAGAAGCAACCTTAAAAATGGTGGACACTGCATCAAGTTAATTCACTCCAAGCCACCGATGAAAAAGAACAAACACATATTCCTATGTGACGTTAGCGGTTCATGTGAATGGATTACATCATGGTTTTTCCTATTGTTATATGGATGTAAACAAACCTTCAACAAAGTTAAAATATATGACTTTGACAATAAGTTAACCGATGTGACTGATGTATTGGGCACTGAATCATTCAGCAATATAGGTCAAGTAAATATTGCTCAAAGAGAAAAAGGAATACACTGTTATGGACAATCAGATATGGCCAAAGCATTTAAGGAATTTTTAAAGACTGCTGAAATCAATCATAGAACAGATATAATAATATTAACCGATTGCAGGGATTGGAAGGGTGAACGTAAAAATGGTGTTCTTGAAAGTGCATCTCTCATTAAAGAAATGCTTAAAAGAGCACATCGGGTGATAATTTTAAATCCTGAAAAGAAAATTAGATGGACTATGGCTACAAGCTGTGTTAAGGATTATGAGGATGCCGGTGCAGAGGTATTTGAAACATCTGATTTAAATATGTTTGAAAAGGTTATCAGTGAATTATAAATTAAAGAATATAACCCCCCACTTCATCCTATTTTTTAAAAATCAACTTTTAATAGCCACCCCATAAAAAAAATAATCTTTGTTAATTAATATTTAACACTGTTTTGAATAGATTATCTATATATTCCTTGGTTTCTTCATCATAAAACTTGTTGTCCAAATCATTTACTAAAGTAAAACTAGCCAGTTCATATATTACTTTGTTTAATGATAATCCTTTATCCGTTAGTATATATTCGATATTAGTAGACTCGTCATCAATCATCTTTTTTATATAATATATGGTAATCCATTTTTAATTAGCCAAGAAAATTGTCTTCATTGCGGTATTTGTTTTGAAAGTTGTCCCGTTGATGCTGTTGAAAAATTACCGTGAATTAATGCTTTTTAAAATTAGTTAAAAAGAATAAAAATATAGTTTCTTACCTAAAGTTTATACCATAAAATACTCTGAAAGCCAGTTTTCATAGAATGTCGTATTATCCACTATTTCATAAAATAACCTTTTAAATATGTCAATCAATTCATCCAATGTTTTATAATTGGAATTATATATTTTTCTTTTTATTGTTCTCCATACATCTTCTATAGGATTTAAATCAGGACAATAGGGTTCTAAAAAGATTAATTTGAGGTTTAATATGTCACATACCTTTTCTATAATTTTTGCATGATGTATTTTTGCATTGTCAAGTATTAGGTAAATAGGTTTTTCTTTAGACAATAAATCCTTTATTTCAGTGTTTTGTAAGTTATTTACTATTATTTCTCGTTGTAAATTAGCAATTTTTCGGGTGTTGTGTATATCCTCTTTTTTACAGATCTTTTGTATTTTTTCTATTGATTTTTGTTTTGAATTTTCATTATATAATTCATCATTTATTTTATTTATTAAATCCTTAGTTGATAACTGGTTTTGATGTAAAATTGATTGTATATTTTCTATTTTTAAATTAGGGTTTGTTATTGCTTGTTTAATTTGTTTTATAACTTGTTTGTTGTTTGTATTCAGTGCTCTAAAGTTACAAAGTGTTTTTAAAAATGTATATGCATTATTTTTTGTATTTTCTTCCATGTATGAATTACAATTAATTCCTTGAAAGCCTACAATGTTTATTCCAAATTTTACAGGAGGTTTAATTATAATATTTTTTGTTCCTGGTTTATATAATACTCTTGATGTATTTGGTACATTTTGTGATCTTGTTTCGTCTAATATTGCGATTTTGTCTGTTTTTGCATTAATGAACTTTGTTTTTTTTAAGTTTTTCTTCTGCATTTTTTGGTCTTGTTGAATATTTTAACATTGGTTTTCCATAATTAAGGTTTAATTTTTCTCTTGTTATGACCCAAACTTGTTTATCACTGTATTCTATATCAAATTCATCTTTAATTAATTTTTTTACTCTTTTTAAGTCATAATTTTCTTCATTTCCTGTAATTTTATCATATAAAAATTGTTTTTGTTCATTAGACAATAATGATTTTCTTCCACAATTAGAATATTTTGAAGTTAATCCATCAAAACCTGATTCATTATAGTCTTTTATCCATCTTTCACCGGTTTTACGAGATATATTTAAATTATCAGAAGCTTTAGATATGGTTTCGCCTTTGTAAACCATTCTAATTAATAATAAATGTCTGTATATTTCATAGGAGTCTCTATACTCTTTTAATAAGTCATTCATTTCATTTAATGATAAATGATTTTTGACTTTTTTATTTTCAGTTTTCATAGAAATATATATGTTCATAAAATGGTATATACTTTTGGTAAAAAACTATATAATAAAGAAAATACAATAAAACTCATATTATGAGTTTATTATTAGGGAGTTTTATTTTCTTTTTATAGTTTTTACAAGTTATATTATGTTTTTAATAAGGAGTGGTGAGTTTATATTAGACAATTGTAGAATTTCTTTTTTATAATAGGTGATTTAATAATTTAACTATCTTATTGTAGGAGTAATAGTTTTTTAGATTTTCTTTTTTGTCTATGATTTAACTCAAATAACTGATATAGATTTAGGTATTCCTAAACTTATCAGTTAATAATATGTTGTACTCTATAGTATATAAAGGTTTTGGTATACCTAAAAATTTGAAAAGAATTATAAAGTGTCTAATTTATCAAATAATAACTCTTCACCAATAATTATTAAATTAGAATTTTTTTCAATTAGTTTTTTAGCTTCAAATATTTTTTCACCCATTTTCCCTTTTTCCCAGGAAGGATTTCCGATATTTCCTACAAATAAATAATTCACATCATATGATAATGAATTTTTTCTAACCAGACCGTAGCCATCCAACACATATTCGATATCGTCCTTTGTTCCATGCTCAAACTCCCCCGTTAAGCAATAGGTTTTATTTTCAAAGTCAAAATCCCCATCTCTATTTGAATTGATAATTAGAAAATTGTCAAATAACTCAAATAATTCGTTTTGAGGATTATAGTCAACGGCATCCCCATCCAATGATGATTTGATTATTTGCAGAATATTATCATAAATGTAATTTCCTTTTAGAATATTGCTTTCAAGCAACCAGTCATACAATATGTTTAAAGTATATTCATCCACATAATTATCAGACATGATGACTTCAACCATACCACGTAAAATCTGTAGATGTAACGTTTTTGCAGAATAGATGGTTGAAGTAAGTACAGGTGGGGTTCTGGTAAGTAAAAACTTGATATCCATAGGAGTGATACTTT is part of the Methanosphaera sp. BMS genome and harbors:
- a CDS encoding DUF6609 family protein; translation: MEPGIVAAIISFVFPGIGQAITTPEARMKWIAVFVIYSIIFFVLYMITGRNFIVSILSLIVKLAAAYDAYDNKIDINSVF
- a CDS encoding CatA-like O-acetyltransferase → MDRYPKKELDIKVDELPFQDFLTSRYSMTVRVNAQNTYDYSKENNIPFFNMTAACILTAINEIPEFKRRIIDDKVYEYEKINAVSPIMQDDYSIREIEIPPLSEHESLEEYNSYIENKKENIGDNQFLVEPSLRDMLPICNLSCIPWINFDSMTNIIASSDQLMPVISWGKLVDGKIPISLTASHVFIFGYHFKLFYENLEKYLDNPELIINR
- a CDS encoding 4Fe-4S binding protein, whose amino-acid sequence is MYGNPFLISQENCLHCGICFESCPVDAVEKLP
- a CDS encoding helix-turn-helix domain-containing protein, producing the protein MKTENKKVKNHLSLNEMNDLLKEYRDSYEIYRHLLLIRMVYKGETISKASDNLNISRKTGERWIKDYNESGFDGLTSKYSNCGRKSLLSNEQKQFLYDKITGNEENYDLKRVKKLIKDEFDIEYSDKQVWVITREKLNLNYGKPMLKYSTRPKNAEEKLKKNKVH
- a CDS encoding NAD(P)-dependent alcohol dehydrogenase; amino-acid sequence: MAKFTGFAMKKLNEVGWVEKEKPECGRRDAIIKPLALSPCTSDIHTVWEGAIGDRKDMILGHEAVGIVEEVGEDVKDFKVGDEVIVPAITPDWEDEAAQRGFPSQTTGALGGWKFSNFKDGVFGEVFHVNLADANLAKLPENVKPETAVMLSDMFSTGMMGSENANIKLGSTVAVIGIGPVGLCSVAGARNLGAGRIFAVGTRPNCVKVAKEYGATDIVNYKEGPIDEQILEATDNEGVDAVIIAGGNMETWKQAVKMAKAGSVISNVNYLSGADIVPLPREAWGCGMANIDIATGLCPGGRVRMERLASLIEYGRINPDSLITHKFKGFDKVEDALMLMKDKPKDLIKPVVLCD
- a CDS encoding VWA domain-containing protein, which encodes MEKEVVLISNFLRNEGMQVSIRSTELAYTVLMNLKDSLSEDELYTCLKAIYVKDIADNDKFKRAFNKVFKKLDLKKENKKQGQQPQQDMVEGGEDLSQPKFNPNDNLEQLQELYDQMIEDKKNNREKDGKLVDVSMVLLDTYDPRVFELCKKLGKKIANQRSQRLKMKKSHHIDMPKTIRSNLKNGGHCIKLIHSKPPMKKNKHIFLCDVSGSCEWITSWFFLLLYGCKQTFNKVKIYDFDNKLTDVTDVLGTESFSNIGQVNIAQREKGIHCYGQSDMAKAFKEFLKTAEINHRTDIIILTDCRDWKGERKNGVLESASLIKEMLKRAHRVIILNPEKKIRWTMATSCVKDYEDAGAEVFETSDLNMFEKVISEL
- a CDS encoding transposase; this translates as MQKKNLKKTKFINAKTDKIAILDETRSQNVPNTSRVLYKPGTKNIIIKPPVKFGINIVGFQGINCNSYMEENTKNNAYTFLKTLCNFRALNTNNKQVIKQIKQAITNPNLKIENIQSILHQNQLSTKDLINKINDELYNENSKQKSIEKIQKICKKEDIHNTRKIANLQREIIVNNLQNTEIKDLLSKEKPIYLILDNAKIHHAKIIEKVCDILNLKLIFLEPYCPDLNPIEDVWRTIKRKIYNSNYKTLDELIDIFKRLFYEIVDNTTFYENWLSEYFMV